From the genome of Gorilla gorilla gorilla isolate KB3781 chromosome 4, NHGRI_mGorGor1-v2.1_pri, whole genome shotgun sequence, one region includes:
- the GRN gene encoding progranulin isoform X2: protein MWTLVSWVALTAGLVAGTRCPDGQFCPVACCLDPGGASYSCCSPLLDKWPTTLSRHLGGPCQVDAHCSAGHSCIFTVSGTSSCCPFPEAVACRDGHHCCPRGFHCSADGRSCFQRSGNNSVGAIQCPDSQFECPDFSTCCVMVDGSWGCCPMPQASCCEDRVHCCPHGAFCDLVHTRCITPTGTHPLAKKLPAQRTNRAVALSRSVMCPDARSQCPDGSTCCELPSGKYGCCPMPNATCCSDHLHCCPQDTVCDLIQSKCLSKENATTDLLTKLPAHTVGDVKCDMEVSCPDGYTCCRLQSGAWGCCPFTQAVCCEDHIHCCPAGFTCDTQKGTCEQGTHQVPWMEKAPPHLSLPDPQALKRDVPCDNVSSCPSSNTCCQLMSGEWGCCPIPEAVCCSDHQHCCPQGYTCVAEGQCQRGSEIVAGLEKMPACRASLSHPRDIGCDQHTSCPVGQTCCPSLGGGWACCQLPHAVCCEDRQHCCPAGYTCNVKARSCEKEVVSAQLATFLARSPHVGVKDVECGEGHFCHDNQTCCRDNRRGWACCPYRQGVCCADRRHCCPAGFRCAARGTKCLRREAPRWDAPLRDPALRQLL from the exons ATGTGGACCCTGGTGAGCTGGGTGGCCTTAACAGCAGGGCTGGTGGCTGGAACGCGGTGCCCAGATGGTCAGTTCTGCCCTGTGGCCTGCTGCCTGGACCCTGGAGGAGCCAGCTACAGCTGCTGCAGTCCCCTTCTG GACAAATGGCCCACAACACTGAGCAGGCATCTGGGTGGCCCCTGCCAGGTTGATGCCCACTGCTCTGCCGGGCACTCCTGCATCTTTACCGTCTCAGGGACTTCCAGTTGCTGCCCCTTCCCAGAG GCCGTGGCATGCAGGGATGGCCATCACTGCTGCCCACGGGGCTTCCACTGCAGTGCAGACGGGCGATCCTGCTTCCAAAGATCAG GTAACAACTCCGTGGGTGCCATCCAGTGCCCTGATAGTCAGTTCGAATGCCCGGACTTCTCCACGTGCTGCGTTATGGTCGATGGCTCCTGGGGGTGCTGCCCCATGCCCCAG GCTTCCTGCTGTGAAGACAGGGTGCACTGCTGTCCGCACGGTGCCTTCTGCGACCTGGTTCACACCCGCTGCATCACACCCACGGGCACCCACCCCCTGGCAAAGAAGCTCCCTGCCCAGAGGACTAACAGAGcag TGGCCTTGTCCAGATCGGTCATGTGTCCGGACGCACGGTCCCAGTGCCCTGATGGTTCTACCTGCTGTGAGCTGCCCAGTGGGAAGTATGGCTGCTGCCCAATGCCCAAC GCCACCTGCTGTTCCGATCACCTGCACTGCTGCCCCCAAGACACTGTGTGTGACCTGATCCAGAGTAAGTGCCTCTCCAAGGAGAACGCTACCACGGACCTCCTCACTAAGCTGCCTGCGCACACAG TGGGGGATGTGAAATGTGACATGGAGGTGAGCTGCCCAGATGGCTACACCTGCTGCCGTCTACAGTCGGGGGCCTGGGGCTGCTGCCCTTTTACCCAG GCTGTGTGCTGTGAGGACCACATACACTGCTGTCCCGCGGGGTTTACGTGTGACACGCAGAAGGGTACCTGTGAACAGGGGACCCACCAGGTGCCCTGGATGGAGAAGGCCCCACCTCACCTCAGCCTGCCAGACCCACAAGCCTTGAAGAGAGATGTCCCCTGTGATAATGTCAGCAGCTGTCCCTCCTCCAATACCTGCTGCCAACTCATGTCTGGGGAGTGGGGCTGCTGTCCAATCCCAGAG GCTGTCTGCTGCTCGGACCACCAGCACTGCTGCCCCCAGGGCTACACGTGTGTAGCCGAGGGGCAGTGTCAGCGGGGAAGTGAGATCGTGGCTGGACTGGAGAAGATGCCTGCCTGCCGGGCTTCCTTATCCCACCCCAGAGACATCGGCTGTGACCAGCACACCAGCTGCCCGGTGGGGCAGACCTGCTGCCCGAGCCTGGGTGGGGGCTGGGCCTGCTGCCAGTTGCCCCAT GCTGTGTGCTGCGAGGATCGCCAGCACTGCTGCCCGGCTGGCTACACCTGCAACGTGAAGGCTCGATCCTGCGAGAAGGAAGTGGTCTCTGCCCAGCTTGCCACCTTCCTGGCCCGTAGCCCTCACGTGGGTGTGAAGGACGTGGAGTGTGGGGAAGGACACTTCTGCCATGATAACCAGACCTGCTGCCGAGACAACCGACGGGGCTGGGCCTGCTGTCCCTATCGCCAG GGCGTCTGTTGTGCTGATCGGCGCCACTGCTGTCCTGCTGGCTTCCGCTGCGCAGCCAGGGGTACCAAGTGTTTGCGCAGGGAGGCCCCGCGCTGGGACGCCCCTTTGAGGGACCCAGCCTTGAGACAGCTGCTGTGA
- the GRN gene encoding progranulin isoform X1 has protein sequence MGAGSPDPWPMETEVGGSSRWVCSLSATRLLLPKDRGLGRRQTMWTLVSWVALTAGLVAGTRCPDGQFCPVACCLDPGGASYSCCSPLLDKWPTTLSRHLGGPCQVDAHCSAGHSCIFTVSGTSSCCPFPEAVACRDGHHCCPRGFHCSADGRSCFQRSGNNSVGAIQCPDSQFECPDFSTCCVMVDGSWGCCPMPQASCCEDRVHCCPHGAFCDLVHTRCITPTGTHPLAKKLPAQRTNRAVALSRSVMCPDARSQCPDGSTCCELPSGKYGCCPMPNATCCSDHLHCCPQDTVCDLIQSKCLSKENATTDLLTKLPAHTVGDVKCDMEVSCPDGYTCCRLQSGAWGCCPFTQAVCCEDHIHCCPAGFTCDTQKGTCEQGTHQVPWMEKAPPHLSLPDPQALKRDVPCDNVSSCPSSNTCCQLMSGEWGCCPIPEAVCCSDHQHCCPQGYTCVAEGQCQRGSEIVAGLEKMPACRASLSHPRDIGCDQHTSCPVGQTCCPSLGGGWACCQLPHAVCCEDRQHCCPAGYTCNVKARSCEKEVVSAQLATFLARSPHVGVKDVECGEGHFCHDNQTCCRDNRRGWACCPYRQGVCCADRRHCCPAGFRCAARGTKCLRREAPRWDAPLRDPALRQLL, from the exons ATGGGAGCGGGCAGCCCTGATCCCTGGCCAATGGAAACTGAGGTAGGCGGGTCATCGCGCTGGGTCTGTAGTCTGAGCGCTACCCGGTTGCTGCTGCCCAAGGACCGCGGACTCGGACGCAG GCAGACCATGTGGACCCTGGTGAGCTGGGTGGCCTTAACAGCAGGGCTGGTGGCTGGAACGCGGTGCCCAGATGGTCAGTTCTGCCCTGTGGCCTGCTGCCTGGACCCTGGAGGAGCCAGCTACAGCTGCTGCAGTCCCCTTCTG GACAAATGGCCCACAACACTGAGCAGGCATCTGGGTGGCCCCTGCCAGGTTGATGCCCACTGCTCTGCCGGGCACTCCTGCATCTTTACCGTCTCAGGGACTTCCAGTTGCTGCCCCTTCCCAGAG GCCGTGGCATGCAGGGATGGCCATCACTGCTGCCCACGGGGCTTCCACTGCAGTGCAGACGGGCGATCCTGCTTCCAAAGATCAG GTAACAACTCCGTGGGTGCCATCCAGTGCCCTGATAGTCAGTTCGAATGCCCGGACTTCTCCACGTGCTGCGTTATGGTCGATGGCTCCTGGGGGTGCTGCCCCATGCCCCAG GCTTCCTGCTGTGAAGACAGGGTGCACTGCTGTCCGCACGGTGCCTTCTGCGACCTGGTTCACACCCGCTGCATCACACCCACGGGCACCCACCCCCTGGCAAAGAAGCTCCCTGCCCAGAGGACTAACAGAGcag TGGCCTTGTCCAGATCGGTCATGTGTCCGGACGCACGGTCCCAGTGCCCTGATGGTTCTACCTGCTGTGAGCTGCCCAGTGGGAAGTATGGCTGCTGCCCAATGCCCAAC GCCACCTGCTGTTCCGATCACCTGCACTGCTGCCCCCAAGACACTGTGTGTGACCTGATCCAGAGTAAGTGCCTCTCCAAGGAGAACGCTACCACGGACCTCCTCACTAAGCTGCCTGCGCACACAG TGGGGGATGTGAAATGTGACATGGAGGTGAGCTGCCCAGATGGCTACACCTGCTGCCGTCTACAGTCGGGGGCCTGGGGCTGCTGCCCTTTTACCCAG GCTGTGTGCTGTGAGGACCACATACACTGCTGTCCCGCGGGGTTTACGTGTGACACGCAGAAGGGTACCTGTGAACAGGGGACCCACCAGGTGCCCTGGATGGAGAAGGCCCCACCTCACCTCAGCCTGCCAGACCCACAAGCCTTGAAGAGAGATGTCCCCTGTGATAATGTCAGCAGCTGTCCCTCCTCCAATACCTGCTGCCAACTCATGTCTGGGGAGTGGGGCTGCTGTCCAATCCCAGAG GCTGTCTGCTGCTCGGACCACCAGCACTGCTGCCCCCAGGGCTACACGTGTGTAGCCGAGGGGCAGTGTCAGCGGGGAAGTGAGATCGTGGCTGGACTGGAGAAGATGCCTGCCTGCCGGGCTTCCTTATCCCACCCCAGAGACATCGGCTGTGACCAGCACACCAGCTGCCCGGTGGGGCAGACCTGCTGCCCGAGCCTGGGTGGGGGCTGGGCCTGCTGCCAGTTGCCCCAT GCTGTGTGCTGCGAGGATCGCCAGCACTGCTGCCCGGCTGGCTACACCTGCAACGTGAAGGCTCGATCCTGCGAGAAGGAAGTGGTCTCTGCCCAGCTTGCCACCTTCCTGGCCCGTAGCCCTCACGTGGGTGTGAAGGACGTGGAGTGTGGGGAAGGACACTTCTGCCATGATAACCAGACCTGCTGCCGAGACAACCGACGGGGCTGGGCCTGCTGTCCCTATCGCCAG GGCGTCTGTTGTGCTGATCGGCGCCACTGCTGTCCTGCTGGCTTCCGCTGCGCAGCCAGGGGTACCAAGTGTTTGCGCAGGGAGGCCCCGCGCTGGGACGCCCCTTTGAGGGACCCAGCCTTGAGACAGCTGCTGTGA